The Astatotilapia calliptera chromosome 22, fAstCal1.2, whole genome shotgun sequence region tgtgtttcctctgtgtttgcAATTCTAAGTTTAATGGTCACTTCGCATTTTCTAACGCAGACCCTCCAGCTGGATGCTGCACCAATAAAATAAGAACAGACTTACCTGAAAGCTGCCTGCTCGCTGTTTGCCGAATCTCCCTCTGCTCCCTGGGATCCTTGCCTTTCTGCCAGTTCGTCCTCCAATTGTCCTGCTTAAGATGCCAACAAATAAGAGTATTACATTGTGATGCAGAATTCTCGGCCAGTATCAGCATAATAAAGGGATGGCTCAGGACCATATGATCCAGCcttaaatataacatttatcACAAAGTGCCTTCAAAAAGTCTTGGctctaattttaaaagtagagaaGATCTCTGCATCTTGAattcaaactgggagctggctcCAAATGAGAGAGGCCTGatggctgaaggctctgcctcccattttatctttataaacacaaagaaccacAATGAAACCAGCAGAATGAATGCTGCGGAGGCTTCAGCTTACAATGTGCAAGGGATTTCACACTAAATAAGGGATAACAATCAGGTAGGAAGTGAAAGGATGAGCTGGTCCATGTATACTGCAAATAAGTTAGATGATGGTGAACATGTATGACAGCTGACGCACAGTTATCCAACAAACTCTGCCTGTGGGTGGGGGTGAAAGATGAGCTGGCCCAAAACCAGGCCTGTCCTGACAATGGCAAACTCTCAGAACCTCTGATGTCACTGATTCCAGTCTTGGGCCAAGCACCAGCACTGAGTCTGTGGAAAAGATATAAGAGCATAGTCAGATATTAACTCTGAGTTGGTTCACTCAGTGAAATTTCAATTTAGGCTCATTTTCAGTCAGCTTAGATTCTGCTCTTGGTTGGATGGATTTCTGGTGTGTCTAAATTATTGTCTGGCTGTGCAGCAATTCGTGCAGATTCGAGATCAGATTATGAATGATAAGgttgctttgattttatttgatatAGCTCAATGCAGCTTTGACTCTATTTTGCTTTAAACAGGCagattgtgtcttttttttttaattcacccCAAATTCTGTTAACTTACAGTAATCAGCAACACTGCATTCATATTATTTAACCTCctgagaaatggaaaaaagaatcTTCCCATTGAACTAAAAGAGGCCGCCGAACACATGAGATATCAATGGAAAGCCCAGGATGTCCTCTATTTAGTACATCAGGACTTAGGGCagctcaaataagtcaaaagataaagaccaaaaacaaatgtccaaTACAGAGGATATAAATGAATAGGCCTGTTTGCGCTTTGTGTAAGCTAGTGTAAAGAGTGACTGTGAGCAAAGATCAGACagaaactaataataattagaatctgaattttttttcatgtgggaTTCAGCAGTTCACTCTAGCATTCATAAATTTGTTGCTGTTTGCATTAAGTAGActtgttaaaataataaaacagcagTACACGTAAGAGCTCTTTTAAAATCAGTCAAAACCAGAAACCAACACGTAGCACTCTGAGAGCACAGACCCGCCGAGGCAGCTCACGCTCTGTGTAGGACTTACTTTCAGTGTGAATAGTGCTGTAttttctgtatgtttgtttgttctttttaattgtACTATAAGAAAATTGTAGTGCAATAGAAATAGGTGCAAATTGCAGGCTTTTGTTATTTGCTCTGTTGAAACCCATTTGAATACACTGTCAAGGTTCTCCTGGCCGACTcactcattttctctttttctgttgtaGAATAGAATTGAATAGCCCTTTATTTTCATTGCACATGTATGCACATAATGGGTGCTCCATGCCAACTGTGGcagaataaaacataaatagtaagacagcaggaataaataagaaaaaggaaaaatatattcattcaagatgaatatatacaaaacagGAGGGAGGCACACATTTGAGAACAGGTTGCAAAGTGCTTTAATGTATAAAAGACTTGGTCTgaaagagtctgtgtgtgagtggccTGAGCGATGAAGGTTACTAagaccatggctcagattggtgaGGTGGGGGGTAGTGTTTGTTAACAGTGCGAATAGCCCAGGGGAAGAAGGTGTTTgtgagtctggaggtgtggGACCTGACTGACCTGAGGCACTCACCAGAGGGCAGCGGGTCAAACAGGCAGCCAGGGTGCAAGGGATCACCTGTGACCGCCCTGGTTTTCCTGAGACAGGAGGATTTGGTGATGGCTTCCAGGGGTggcagagggcagccagtgatttatttttttataaaggtGGTGTTAATTACCCTCTGTGCAACTTTTCAGTTCTCGGTTGTGGTCCCTGCGTAGCAAACACCCAGGCAGTAGGAGAGCACACTCTCCACTGAGGACCGATagaaagccagcagcagcttctggtcCAGGTTCTTCCTCCTCAGGACTTCTTTATGGTGTTGTGGATCCAGGTGAGATCCATGGAAATGTAGGTGCccagaaacctgaaggtggagacagATTCCACCTGTTCtccatttaaaatgaaaggGGAGTGGCCCACTCTGTGCCTCCTCAAGTCCATGACGAGTTCTTTAGTTAAATCAACAATTTAGCAGAAGCTGAGAGTAGTCAAATCATGAAAATCATCTGATACGGTTAAAACAAACACCAACAGGACAAATTCTCTACTTCTGTTACCCCCGTCATACCTGACAATGACGTTGGTTGGATGGATTGGTGTACAGTCAACAATGTGTGTTGTATATATGTGCGTGTGAGGTAACCATGCCTTGTGCTCCAGGGATGGGTCTTTCTGCTGCTTCCCCACCTTTCAGCTCCATGCACCTGGGATGATTAACTCACCTGTGAGTAATTTTGTGATCAGCTGTCTGATTG contains the following coding sequences:
- the LOC113015245 gene encoding uncharacterized protein LOC113015245; protein product: MELVSSSGSFWRQQVNRFPGRTWTRSCCWLSIGPQWRVCSPTAWVFATQGPQPRTEKLHRGKTRAVTGDPLHPGCLFDPLPSGECLRLSAGAWPKTGISDIRGSESLPLSGQAWFWASSSFTPTHRQSLLDNSGQLEDELAERQGSQGAEGDSANSEQAAFRLHLARYSSRNPRIRKTTSQNEQQATGKPLFHWRNDDFKRGEETSGCLCSSGLLYTKQSSCSRLHLHFRRKTENSMGL